In Legionella cincinnatiensis, the DNA window TAAAATTAATGGAAAAACAGGTATTGATATAATAGGTGAGTTCAAAAACCGAAATCAACAATTGCTAAGAACGGGTAATGATCCAGAAATCGTTGAGAAATTAAAAGATGAATTAGTGGAGATGTTTCACATTCAGCATCATCGAATTGAAGTATCTAAAGAAGAAAATAGACAACTTACCAAGCAAATTCAACTGACAGGGTTTGAAGATAAAGATGAAAATATGAAAAAATTCATCAAAGGAAAAGAGTTATCCATACGTAATAACCTGGGTACTTTTATACAGTTAGAGGACGATTTAAAGGCTGTTTTAATACAACAACAAACAACCAACAGGAAACTATTGATTTACTCCTCTCCATTGAAGATGTGCCCTCATTAGCTGATGAACAAGGGGGGCTTCCTAATTATGCGGCACACTATGGCACTGCCAAAAATAGTACAATCCTGTTGCTCTACGGGGACAACATATATCAACAACAAAGATACCCAGGCAAGAACTCCTTCACTCTGGGCTGCCTATGCAGGTAATCAAGAAGTACTTGAAACATTAATAAAAAATGGAGCTAATCCAAAACTCACTGACTACCAAGGGTTTTCCATTTTACATATTGCCGTGCAAGAAAATAACGATCCCATGGTTCATTGGATAGTCGAAAATGTAGGCCCTTTTTTAGTGAATCAGAATGACTCAAATCATCATAGTCCATTATATTATGCACAAAAAAAAGATTATCCAAAAATTGCGGCATTTCTAAAAAATATAGGCGCTAATGATTGTTGAATTACTTAAACTCATGAGCTACTGTATTCAGTGAAATTTACTGTTGCTTTCAAGCGTCTCCCAGCGCAAAATAAGGCAACATAGCAAATTTCCCAAAAGGACTCATATGCATTCACTCTACCCATCAATAAAACCCTATGCACACCATGAATTAAAAGTCAGTGAGCTGCATACACTTTATATTGAAGAAACAGGAAATCCAAACGGGCTTCCTGTCATAATACTTCATTCTGGCCCTGGAGTTTCTTCTGGAGATGGGTATCTAAGACGTTTTTTTGATCCTCAACATTACCGAATCATCCTTTTTGACCAACGTGGATGTGGACGCTCTACACCACATTTAGAACTTCGTGAAAACACAACTCACTTTTTACTTGATGATATCGACGCCATTCGAGATTTTTTGGGATTGTCTGAGTTTGTGCTGTCTGGTGGAGGATGGGGATCATTGCTTGCTTTACTGTATGCACAAAAGTTCCCTCAACAAATTAAAGCACTACAACTTCATCAAATTTTTTTAGGAAGACAACAAGATTGTGATTGGTTTTATAAACAAGGTACCAATTTATTTTATCCTGATTATTGGCAAGAATTTATAAGTAGTGTCCCTGAAAATATGCTCAACGAGATCCCACAATACTATGCCAATTGCTTACAAGGAACAAACGAATTAGCCCGCATGAGCGCTGCAAAATCCTGG includes these proteins:
- a CDS encoding ankyrin repeat domain-containing protein codes for the protein MRHTMALPKIVQSCCSTGTTYINNKDTQARTPSLWAAYAGNQEVLETLIKNGANPKLTDYQGFSILHIAVQENNDPMVHWIVENVGPFLVNQNDSNHHSPLYYAQKKDYPKIAAFLKNIGANDC
- the pip gene encoding prolyl aminopeptidase, with amino-acid sequence MHSLYPSIKPYAHHELKVSELHTLYIEETGNPNGLPVIILHSGPGVSSGDGYLRRFFDPQHYRIILFDQRGCGRSTPHLELRENTTHFLLDDIDAIRDFLGLSEFVLSGGGWGSLLALLYAQKFPQQIKALQLHQIFLGRQQDCDWFYKQGTNLFYPDYWQEFISSVPENMLNEIPQYYANCLQGTNELARMSAAKSWALWEARCSSLQPHLYVIDQFSDPHFALTLATLESHYMKNHFFIEENQVLANVHKIRHIPTYIVHGRFDLISPLAGAFELHQAIPASNLRVVRDAGHSDRESGIIDALIYASKEISKQGLDAC